A window of Maioricimonas rarisocia genomic DNA:
GCGGCACCTGGCGGTCTACTGGGCGAAAGACGGCGTGCGAGTCAACTGCCTCAGCCCGGGGCCGTTCCCCTCGGAGAAGGCTCCGCAGGAGATGGTGCAGCGCTTGCATACGAAGAGCCCCATGAACCGCATGGGACAACCGCACGAGCTCAAGGGAGCCCTGCTGCTGCTGGCCAGCGATGCGGGAAGCTACATCACCGGCCAGAACCTGCTGGTCGACGGCGGCTGGACGGCGTGGTAGGGGTGAGCTGTGGGGTTTGACGTTGGAAAGTTGAGTTGTGCAGGAATGAGTTGTGCAGGAAAACGAGCCGCGACCGTGGGGGAGCGGAACGAGCCGCAGCCGCTACGTAAGACGGCGTGAGCGACGATCCACGTGGGGTGCGATATCCCTTTCGCGCTGGGTGCCACTGCTGGCTTTGTCCAGCAGTGCGAACGTCATTCAACGTACTTGCCTGCTTTGAAAGTCAGGCATGCTCACCCGCCTGCGGCGTGAGAGCATGGCACCCGGCAAGGCGAACGTCGTGCGACTGCCGACTCTCGGGTAACCCCGGTTTTCAAACCGGGGCCGGCGCAGCCGGCAGGAGGTCGCCGTTGATTCGACGCATGCCACCCTGCCGCGTTGTCGCAGCATTACGAGGTAACTCACGCCTCAGGCCTTTAAGACCACGCCCATCACTCCGCTGCGCTCCGTTCTGAGCGTGCCACCCCGGCTCCTCCGTGTCTCTGTGTCTCCTATGAAACTAGACGCCGTCTGCGGGTGCCACTGCCGGCTTTGTCCAGCAGTGCGAACATCGTTGGAAACACATGCCTGCCTTCAAGAGCAAGCATGCCACTCTGCCGTGCCGTCGCAGAATCACGAGGTTACGCAAGCCACGGGCCGCGAGCGGCAGGCCTGACTTGCCGTCTTCCACTCCCTCACGGTCGCGGCTCGTTATTGCCCGCAACTTCACAATACGACGCCGACGATCGCCAGGCGATGCCTGGCCTACACGACTCTGTCATCGCAGTCCCTTCCCAATGCGTTGCTGGAAGTTGTTGTCTTACCTCCTCCTGCGACACTTCCGGGGGGCCTGTTGTTTGCGCTGTGAGATTTTCGGGCTAGTCACACCAATTTACCGACGACGCAGCAGAACTGCGACGGCGATGAGGAGGGCACCGATGACATTCGCCCACAACAGCCAGGAACGCGACGCGGCCGATCCCGGCCGTGCAGATTCAGTAATCTCAGACCGTCGTACTTGTGGGGCAGGCTGTGTCATGTCGACGACGCGCGCAGGACTCAGATCATTGACAGCCAGGGGACGCAGTGGCTGCTCATCGGTCAACTCGACGTCGTGCATCTTGATCTGCGTTTGTGCGACAACTGGCAGCGGGATCTTCTTCGCTTCTTCGGATGCCTGGGGAAACGTCACCGAGATGGTGCGTGGCAACCACGCGGAGCGGGACTCGATGCGGTCGTACTCGACATCGACTCGGCGGACGACGGATGAATCGGGATTACGCAATTCAGCCCACACTGGCAGAAAACCGTGCTCTGCGCTCAGTCCGTACACGAGATGCTGCGGGCCCTGGTACAGAACACGCACAACATAGTTCCCGGTTGCGGCATCGGTCTCCACACGAGCGTCCCCGGCGGCTGTCAGAAAAAGGGCTTTGGTCGTGTGCCTGATATCCGGCGGAAACGGATCCCTCGGATCCCACAGCGAAATCGAAGGATTGTCGCGGCTGTGTCGAATCGTCAGTTGACCAGTGCGGCGACTGAACTCGGACACCCGCTCCTCATCAATGAACCAGACAGACGGGCCCCCTTCTGGTTCAAGCACAACAAGGGGGCCGCTGAATCGGGCACCGACCCACCGCGCCTCAGTGGGTGCCGGCCCGAATGCGATCCCCTCGCGGACAGGCAACTCCCCGAGCTGCACTCCACCGCCAACAGGAGTGTTTTCCACCGAGTATCGAAGCCGCACTGGTCCCAGCGCCCGATAGTTGTCCTCCAGGAGCCCCGCCAGCACCTCCACTGACGATGCCGATAATGAGGCAGACTCGCCACAGGCATTCGCGGACCACACCACAAGGAGCGACACTGGCAACAGGCACGCCAGCGAATCAACGAGCAATCGCCACATGAGTGAATCCAATCCTGTTGAGTTCGCCATCGAGACTGCACATCCGCCACCGACCATTCGGCAGTACCTGATCCGTTCCGTTCACACCGAGCACGGCTGGGTCGCCCGATACAGCTGCTATCCCCACAACCTGCAGCCGAGCCGATTCAAGAGTCGTTGGCTCGTGTCCAATGCGCTTGAACGCAGGCCCGACAAGGCCGCTGTGCACCGGAGGATGTGTCAGCGCAATAGCCGCCGATGGTATCGAGTCCAGCCAGCGCGCGAGAAAGAGGAAATCCTGCCCCCAGTCAAGATTGCTCCCCAGCAGATGCCGCCAGCCGTTCTCAGGGCCGCCGGCGAGCTCGTTGAAGTAGGCGAGCTGGTGCGGATAGACGCGGAGCGAACTGACCGTCGTCGCGAGCAGCGACGTGCAGACGAGTATCTGAAGGTTGCGTGACATCAGATGGCCCGAACTGATATCTGACCCGTGTGGCCGTTGCCGTGGAGGAAGAATCCACAGAGAGAGCCGACGGGTGAAACCCGTGAGACATATAAGGCCTTATCGGATGCAGCGCAGTGAGTCAAGTTCCAATTACGGATCTTCCCCGACTGTAGTCGCTGGTTGACCGTATCGCGTCGGGAGAATAAAGCAACAGGCCCTGACGCTCGCGGCTCGCTGTTGCTCGCATCTTCACAATGCCACGTCGGCGGTCGTCAGGCAGTGCCTCCCCCGCGGCTCTGAAAGACCGGACCGTCTCAGGACTCACAGCACGAGACTCACCCTTTGTCCGCAACGACTCCGTGGCGTGCGGCAATCGCCTCAATGTGTTCGAGCAGCAACCCTCCCCATGCCCGCCGACAGTGATTGAGCGCCTCGGCAGCACCTGCCTTGTCGTTGAGGTAGATGGCGAAGTACATCGATTCCCGCCAGGTTTCGCGATCCCGCAACCACTGGTACGCAGCCGAGTAATCCGAGAGTGCCGCGAACCACTCTTCCCCCTGTTCGCTCCATGCGTCGGAGACCATCTGCGTCCGTTCTTCGACTGTGGGATCGTTTCCTTCGAAGTCGTCGAAGAAGCCGGCATGCCCCGACAATGCCAGTCCGTCGCAGACGTAGCATTCGTGAATGCCCGGCTCCCGCGTGAGTTCGACGCCGTCGATCGCAAACACGGGCGGAAAGTGGATTCCCAGCTCGATACCGAATGAGCCGATCGAGCCATCGTCGAGGTTCGTATTGTGCTGTCCGCCGGAGACCGAGACGATTTCCCAGTGCCGTTCGCACTGCCGGCGAAACGTCCGGCCGCGCTTGCGGAAGCCGAGCCGCTGGAGGTGCGGATGCAGGCCGTTCCTGACAATGTTGTCGATCCGTTTCGAGATCGGCTGCTGTTCACTGGTCATCGACGTACCTGCGTCGTGGTCGTGTGAGGACGTTGCGGCCTGCAGCTTCCGGCCTGTGCCAACGGGACATGCTGCTGGAAGGATGCGCCTGTGCAGCGTATGGAAACTCTCAAGCGGATGCACTCGCCCGGAGTATCGACGGTGACTTGCTGAATCCGGCCCTTGCACGCGCCCCGGCGCGACGTCGTTCGCATCATGTGTTGCGAGCCACCCGGATGAGGTTTGTTTCAGGCGTTCTCTCGCTGGCGCTTCGTTCTGAGCGTGCCACCCGGTTCCTCCGTGTCTCTGTGTCTCCGTGGTTCCTTCAGAACATCATCCCGGAACTCACACTCCGGGCTCGCCTTCTTCCGCTCCCTCACGGTCGCGACTCGTCTTCAACTCGCCCCACCGGACGCAGCCGGTGGGCTTTCAGTTCTCCGCCGCCTATCTCCTATCTCCTATCTCCTATCTCCTATCTCCTATCTCCTATCTCCTATCTCCTATCTCCTATCTCCTATCTCCTATCTCCTATCTCCTATCTCCTATCTCCTATCTCCTATCTCCTATCTCCTATCTCCTAACTCCTAACTCCTAACTCCTATCTCCTAACTCCTATCTCCTAACTCCTATCTCCTAACTCCTAACTCCTACCCACTCCCCTCGCAATCAGATTCCGCGTCATCTGCTGCACCCGTGGGTCCGGACCATGCGGCCGCGAGAAGTGTGACCAGGGGAGGATGTGCCCCGGCGGGCTCGCCAGCCCCTGCGCCCACCAGATCGTCGACGCGTTGAACACGAAGTTCTCTTTCGGCCCCGGAAAGATCGTGGACGTCCAGCGGCCCGGTCGTGTGCCGCCCGCCCAGACGAGTCCCTCGCCGACGACTTCCAGGCCCGGCCGGTTGGTGTCGGGATCGCCGTGGAACTCCCATCCCACCAGCCCGGGAATCGACTCACCCTGCTGCATGCCGGTGTCGGCGAAGATCCAGTGGTCCGGCTTCGTGCAGGTCCAGTCGCCGCCGCCGTTGAACGGAACAACCGTGCGGGCACCGATGATGCTCCGCTCGTCCGGCCCGTGCGAGTCGAAGGGACCGAGGATCTGGCCGTACGACGCGAGCTCTTCCTCGCGCAGCGGGCCGTAGCTGGCGACCCGTTCGATGATGCGGTCCGGCTGTCCGCTGGAAGAGGCCGAGAACTCGCTCACCATGTAGACGCAGTTCGCACTGAGCCACAGGACGTTCGCCCCCTGGTCGATCGCGTCCTTCATCGCGTGATACTGCCGCAGATCCCAGTATTCGTCATGCCCGACGCTGAGGAAGCACCGGCTGCGGGTGATGTCGCTGGCGGACCTGATATCGGCATTGCTGCAGTAGGTGACGTCGTACCCCTGCTGTTCGAGCCAGTAGCAGAGAGGGAATTCCCACAGCAGAAACTCACCGGAACCAAGCGAAAGCGGATGGTCGTAGATCTGACAGTACTTGCCGTACGGCCGATCGAAGCTGGATGCGACGCCGCCAGAATGAGCTCCGTCCGGGTGCGTGTAGAGCGATTCGTTGACTGGCCAGCGGTTGTATGCCTGCCAGGTATTGTCGGAGCACTGAAACAGCAGGTCGGCAGGCCGATCGTCCTTCACGATGAAGATGACGTAGCTCTGCCAGTACGGCTGTCCTTCGTCCGGCAGGGTCGTCAGCTTGCCGAGATAGACGCCGCTCGGCCAGTCGTCGCGGATCGTGATCTCCAGGCTCGGTTCCCACCGGCACTCGCGGAGTCGCTTGTCCCCGATGGGGGGGACCGGCTGCGGCTTTCCTTCGAGCGGACCGTACGTGGCGACCTTTCGGGCCCCGGTTCCGCCGTAGTAGCCCATGCGGTAGACGTCGAGCTGATACCGGCTGGCCGGGTCGGTGCTGACGAAAACCGACAGCGTCTCGCCCGCTGCGATCGACTGATGCGAGCAGTACCCTTCAATGAGTGATGTGCGGTAGGCCCCCGAATTGACGCGGACCCGCGTGAGCTGCCAGTCGGTCGTGCCCGGCCGGGCGTTCTCGCGGGCAATTGCGCTTTCGGGCTGCTGCTGCGGCTGGGCGGCGGCCGAGTTGAGAGCGGCGCTGCCAAGACCCGCGGCGGTGACCTGGCGAAGCATGTCCCGGCGGTCGATGGGGTGTGTCATCGTTAGTGTTCCTGTGCAGTCATCATCGCTGAGGGATCGGTGCTTGCGCTCTCGTCATTCAGTTGCGGCGCATTGCCTGGTGGAGGCAACCGGTCTCGCTGCATGCACGGGTGGACAAGCCACCCGTGGCACCCGTCGACAGCTCCGTTCATCGGATTGAAATCCGGTTTGCGGTCTCCATCAGGGTGCGACTGGCAGTTTGCCTGCCAGTGCAGGCAGCGTGAGTCACACCTCACGCCGACAGTCACCCGAGGCACTCACGCGGTGGGCCTGCATTGTCGCGGGGGAGGGGCGGCGGGGGCCAGATTCCCGGCACACAAACGCACAAAAAGTTGCTGATCGGTTGGCTTCGGACCGGGGACTGTTCATCATGCGTTCAGTCACACCCTGTTCGAAGGAAACCCACCATGCTGACCCGCCGCCAGTTCCTGCAGACCTCCGCCGCCACGTCCGCGGCCCTCGTTGCCGCCCCCGCTGTCGTCAGCGGCCAGAATCTCAACTCGAAGCTGCAGATGGCGGCGATCGGCTGCGACGCGAAGGGCTGGTCCGACACCCGCGAAATGGCCAATCATCCGCAGGTGCAGCATGTCGCGTTCTGCGATGTCGACCTGAGCCGCACCGGCAAGGTCCGCGAGCTGAACCCGGAAGCGCCTGTCTATCAGGACTACCGCAAGATGTTCGAAGAGATGGGGGACCAGATCGACGCGGTCACCGTCTCAACCGCCGACCATACGCATGCGATCATCACGCTCGACGCGATGCGTCGCGGCAAGCACGTCTACTGCCAGAAGCCGCTCACCCACAACATCTGGGAATCCCGCCAGATCCGCCTGCAGAACCGCAAGTCGGACGTCATCACCCGCCTCGGCAACCAGATCCACTCGCACAGCTACTACCGCACCGCGGTCAAGGCGATCCAGGACGGAGCCATCGGCAAAGTGAAGCGGGTGCAGTCGTGGTGTGCCGCGACCGGTCACGGCAAGTCCGGCTTCATGGATCGTCCGAAGAACCCCGTCTCGCCCCCGTCGTCACTCGCCTGGGACCTGTGGGTCGCCGTCGCACCGATGCGTCCCTACGGCGTCGACCGGGCGTACCACCCGTGGGGCTGGCGTGACTGGCAGGACTTCGGCAACGGCGCGTTGGGGGACTTCGGGTGCCACATCCTCGATCCGGTCTTCAGCGCGCTGAATATCACCGGTGCACCGCTCGATGCCAAGGCGGATCACACCGGCATGAACGACGAAGTCTGGCCGGCCCAGACAACCGTTGACTACACCTTCCCCGGCACCGAGTACACGACCGGATCGGAACTGAAGATCACCTGGAACGACGGCGGCCGCCTGCCGGGCGTCGGCGGGTCGCATGTACCGCCGACGACCGCACTCCCCCGCAGCGGCTCGCTGTTCATCGGCGAAAAGGGAAGCCTCGTGCTGCCCCACGTCGGCGAAAT
This region includes:
- a CDS encoding N,N-dimethylformamidase beta subunit family domain-containing protein, translating into MTHPIDRRDMLRQVTAAGLGSAALNSAAAQPQQQPESAIARENARPGTTDWQLTRVRVNSGAYRTSLIEGYCSHQSIAAGETLSVFVSTDPASRYQLDVYRMGYYGGTGARKVATYGPLEGKPQPVPPIGDKRLRECRWEPSLEITIRDDWPSGVYLGKLTTLPDEGQPYWQSYVIFIVKDDRPADLLFQCSDNTWQAYNRWPVNESLYTHPDGAHSGGVASSFDRPYGKYCQIYDHPLSLGSGEFLLWEFPLCYWLEQQGYDVTYCSNADIRSASDITRSRCFLSVGHDEYWDLRQYHAMKDAIDQGANVLWLSANCVYMVSEFSASSSGQPDRIIERVASYGPLREEELASYGQILGPFDSHGPDERSIIGARTVVPFNGGGDWTCTKPDHWIFADTGMQQGESIPGLVGWEFHGDPDTNRPGLEVVGEGLVWAGGTRPGRWTSTIFPGPKENFVFNASTIWWAQGLASPPGHILPWSHFSRPHGPDPRVQQMTRNLIARGVGRS
- a CDS encoding DUF4304 domain-containing protein translates to MTSEQQPISKRIDNIVRNGLHPHLQRLGFRKRGRTFRRQCERHWEIVSVSGGQHNTNLDDGSIGSFGIELGIHFPPVFAIDGVELTREPGIHECYVCDGLALSGHAGFFDDFEGNDPTVEERTQMVSDAWSEQGEEWFAALSDYSAAYQWLRDRETWRESMYFAIYLNDKAGAAEALNHCRRAWGGLLLEHIEAIAARHGVVADKG
- a CDS encoding Gfo/Idh/MocA family protein, coding for MLTRRQFLQTSAATSAALVAAPAVVSGQNLNSKLQMAAIGCDAKGWSDTREMANHPQVQHVAFCDVDLSRTGKVRELNPEAPVYQDYRKMFEEMGDQIDAVTVSTADHTHAIITLDAMRRGKHVYCQKPLTHNIWESRQIRLQNRKSDVITRLGNQIHSHSYYRTAVKAIQDGAIGKVKRVQSWCAATGHGKSGFMDRPKNPVSPPSSLAWDLWVAVAPMRPYGVDRAYHPWGWRDWQDFGNGALGDFGCHILDPVFSALNITGAPLDAKADHTGMNDEVWPAQTTVDYTFPGTEYTTGSELKITWNDGGRLPGVGGSHVPPTTALPRSGSLFIGEKGSLVLPHVGEMRLYGDVPEEVETLESLNHYHGWVDGCLSGKQPSDGFEYGGALTEAVLLGNIAVRYRGETLKWDAESLTIPNKPEASKWVTREYREGWEIEPVA